In Immundisolibacter sp., the DNA window GCCATACCCATAACCTTGAACTCGCCGTCCAGCATCTCGAAACCCAGATACTCGGTAATCGCCCCGTACAGGCCGCCCAGGGAATCGGGCTCGTAGAATTCGGCCAGCTTGTGAATGCGCCCGCCCTCGCCGTAGCCGAAAAAGGTGGTCGCGTACTCGCCGCGGCCGTCTAGCCCCAAAATGGCCACCTTGCCGTCGAAACCGGACAGGTGATAGGCGCTGGATGCATGCGCCAGGTGGTGCTCCACCGGCACAAAGGGGGCGCCACCTGCCGCGAAGCCCAGCTCGCCCAGCATGGCCAGCGCCTGGCGGCGGTTGCGCCGGTAACGCCGGTTGCCGTCGAAAAGCGCCGTCAGCGCCCGATCCGGCGCGTACCAGTGGCGGGCCGCGTAGTGCCAGCGCGCGGGCGAGCGCAGGCCAATCGGCGCATAGGGATAGGCCACCGCATCCACCTGGTCGGGCCGGATGCCAGCCTGCTGCAGGCAAAACCGCGCCGCGTTGAGGGCCTGGCGACCCTTGGCGTGCTTGTCGCGGATGAAGCGTTCTTCTTCCGCCGCCGCCACCAACTCGCCGTCCACCAGCAGCGCCGCGGAGGCGTCGTGGCTGACCGCGCCGGACAGGCCCAGAACAATCATAAGTAACGCTCTATATCAGTCAGTGCGTCGTCCAGCGCCAGACGCAACGGCGGGTCTTCGGCCCAGTTGGCGCGCAAACGCTGTAAATCACGTGAAAATGCGCGCGAGAACGTGCGGCGCCGACGGTGGCGACGCATGGCATCGAGGTCCAGCAACATCAGGGGACGATCGGGATCGAACAAAAAATTGGTGGCTTTCAGGTCGCCATGGCTCAGGCGTAACTGGACCAGCTCGGTCAGCAATGTGTGAAGGCGTTCGATGATGACCTCGCGCGGCGGCCCGGTTGTATCCGCCAGGGCAACGTGCAGTGGCACACCGGGAACGAATTCACTGACGTACCAGGCGCGCCCACGCAGCCAACCCAGACGATTTTCAAGCACTGCCACCGGAGTGGCTGTCGGCACGCCCCACAGGACCAGGCGCTGCGCGTTGCGCCAGCTATGCCAGGCCCGCGAAGGCCGCCAAAAACGCCTGAGCCAATGCACGGGACTTTTCAGATTGTACCGTTTGAGCACCAGTGCCCGGCCGTCGACGAGCACCCGCACCACGCTCGCACTATTGCCACGCTTGAGCCAGTCGGCATCCGACGCGGCGAACGCGGCATCCGGATTGGCGAGTAACTCGCGCAGGGCAGGCGTGTCATAGCGGCGATCCAGCACCTGCACGCGTGTGAAGCTGCGCGATACCGAGAACGCCGTGCAGTCGCGGAACACTTTTTTCAGATGGCGCGTCTCGCGTTTTCGGCGTTCATGCTTCAGCGCCCGGCCGAGCGCCCGTCCGGAACCGATCCTGCCGCCATCCCAGCGCGC includes these proteins:
- a CDS encoding lipopolysaccharide kinase InaA family protein, which encodes MTDRPTLPLQLEVPGMGPLVCERALRILPGQRWTLAGRLPEQADMPVVAKLYLASGRRARRHFERERRGLEALYQRGIAAPELLFSGQLPAPAGWLVLTALLGGEPANRMAVATLPAVLRAVALHHADGVEQTDAHLGNFLIRGGVAWTLDGAGIRAGPAPLPARRALRNLARWLAQIPPSAVIQLGQLYTQYRAARWDGGRIGSGRALGRALKHERRKRETRHLKKVFRDCTAFSVSRSFTRVQVLDRRYDTPALRELLANPDAAFAASDADWLKRGNSASVVRVLVDGRALVLKRYNLKSPVHWLRRFWRPSRAWHSWRNAQRLVLWGVPTATPVAVLENRLGWLRGRAWYVSEFVPGVPLHVALADTTGPPREVIIERLHTLLTELVQLRLSHGDLKATNFLFDPDRPLMLLDLDAMRRHRRRRTFSRAFSRDLQRLRANWAEDPPLRLALDDALTDIERYL